The Streptomyces sp. DH-12 genome has a window encoding:
- a CDS encoding MBL fold metallo-hydrolase, whose protein sequence is MTVTWEEPGWEQLAPGVGRRRLPGWDCTAGLVVGADGVLAVDAGSSLAEGARLRTEARELTGRRVTHLALTHPHFDHVLGAPVFAGAEVYGAVGLDVALAGRGREELRADAVRWGLDARAADEAADALVPPRHAVSGAWTLDLGGGRQALLANVGPGHTAYDLAVLVPGDPGVVFCGDLVEESGEPQAGPDAVPSRWPAALDRLLRLGGEDAVYVPGHGAVVDAAFVRAQRDALAARFGVSD, encoded by the coding sequence ATGACCGTGACTTGGGAAGAGCCGGGATGGGAGCAACTGGCGCCGGGGGTCGGGCGGCGCCGGTTGCCGGGATGGGACTGCACGGCGGGGCTCGTGGTGGGCGCGGACGGCGTCCTGGCCGTCGACGCGGGCTCCTCCCTCGCCGAGGGCGCGCGGTTGCGGACCGAGGCGCGGGAGCTGACCGGCCGCCGTGTGACGCATCTCGCGCTCACCCATCCCCACTTCGACCACGTCCTCGGGGCGCCGGTGTTCGCGGGCGCGGAGGTGTACGGCGCGGTGGGTCTGGACGTCGCGCTGGCCGGGCGGGGGCGCGAGGAGCTGCGCGCGGACGCGGTGCGCTGGGGTCTTGACGCGCGGGCGGCGGACGAGGCGGCGGACGCGCTGGTCCCGCCCCGGCACGCGGTGTCCGGCGCGTGGACGCTGGACCTGGGCGGCGGCCGTCAGGCGCTGCTGGCGAACGTCGGCCCGGGTCACACCGCGTACGACCTGGCGGTGCTGGTGCCCGGCGACCCGGGGGTGGTGTTCTGCGGCGACCTGGTCGAGGAGTCGGGCGAACCGCAGGCGGGCCCGGACGCCGTGCCGTCCCGCTGGCCCGCCGCGCTGGACCGGCTGCTGCGGCTGGGCGGCGAGGACGCGGTGTACGTCCCCGGTCACGGAGCGGTGGTCGACGCGGCCTTCGTGCGGGCCCAACGGGACGCGCTGGCGGCCCGGTTCGGCGTGTCGGACTGA
- the hrcA gene encoding heat-inducible transcriptional repressor HrcA produces the protein MLSERRLQVLRAIVQDYVGTEEPVGSKALTERHNLGVSPATVRNDMAALEEEGFIAQPHTSAGRIPTDKGYRLFVDKLAGVKPMSPPERRAIQNFLEGAVDLDDVVARTVRLLAQLTRQVAVVQYPSLTRSTVRHVELLSLAPARLMLVLITDTGRVEQRMIDCPAPFGESSLADLRARLNSRIAGRRFTDVPGLVEDLPEAFETDDRGTVSTVLSTLLETLVEENEERLMIGGTANLTRFGHDFPLTIRPVLEALEEQVVLLKLLGEAKDPGVTVRIGHENAHEGLNSTSVVSVGYGSGGEAVAKLGVVGPTRMDYPGTMGAVRAVARYVGQILAES, from the coding sequence ATGCTCAGTGAACGCAGGCTCCAGGTGTTGCGCGCGATCGTCCAGGACTACGTGGGCACCGAGGAGCCCGTGGGGTCGAAGGCGCTCACCGAGCGGCACAACCTCGGCGTCTCCCCGGCCACCGTGCGCAACGACATGGCGGCCCTGGAGGAGGAGGGCTTCATCGCCCAGCCGCACACCAGTGCCGGGCGCATCCCCACCGACAAGGGCTACCGGCTGTTCGTCGACAAGCTGGCCGGCGTCAAGCCGATGAGCCCGCCCGAGCGGCGGGCCATCCAGAACTTCCTCGAGGGCGCCGTCGACCTCGACGACGTCGTGGCCCGCACGGTGCGGCTGCTCGCGCAGCTCACCCGGCAGGTCGCCGTGGTGCAGTACCCCTCGCTGACCCGCTCGACGGTGCGGCACGTGGAGCTGCTGTCCCTCGCCCCGGCGCGGCTGATGCTGGTGCTGATCACCGACACCGGCCGGGTCGAGCAGCGGATGATCGACTGCCCGGCGCCGTTCGGCGAGTCGTCCCTGGCCGACCTGCGGGCGCGGCTCAACAGCCGGATCGCGGGCCGCCGGTTCACCGATGTGCCGGGTCTGGTGGAGGATCTCCCGGAGGCCTTCGAGACCGACGACCGCGGTACGGTCTCCACGGTGCTCTCCACTCTCCTGGAGACGCTCGTCGAGGAGAACGAGGAGCGGCTGATGATCGGCGGTACCGCCAACCTCACCCGCTTCGGACACGACTTCCCCCTCACGATCCGGCCCGTCCTGGAGGCGCTGGAGGAGCAGGTCGTGCTCCTCAAGCTGCTCGGCGAGGCGAAGGATCCGGGTGTGACCGTACGGATCGGTCACGAGAACGCCCACGAAGGACTCAACTCCACGTCCGTCGTGTCGGTCGGCTACGGTTCGGGCGGCGAGGCTGTCGCCAAGCTCGGCGTGGTCGGACCGACCCGCATGGACTACCCCGGAACGATGGGAGCGGTACGCGCAGTGGCACGGTACGTCGGACAGATCCTGGCGGAGTCATAG
- the dnaJ gene encoding molecular chaperone DnaJ has translation MATDYYAVLGVRRDASQEEIKKAFRRLARELHPDVNPDPKTQERFKEINAAYEVLSDPQKKQVYDLGGDPLSQSGGAGGAGGFGAGGFGNFSDIMDAFFGTASQRGPRSRTRRGQDAMIRIEVELDEAAFGTTKDIQVDTAVVCTTCSGEGAAPGTSAQTCDMCRGRGEVSQVTRSFLGQVMTSRPCPQCQGFGTVVPTPCPECAGDGRVRSRRTLTVKIPAGVDNGTRIQLAGEGEVGPGGGPAGDLYVEIHELPHSQFQRRGDDLHCTVTLPMTAAALGTKVPLETLDGLEEVDIRPGTQSGQSIPLHGRGVTHLRGGGRGDLVVHVEVQTPTKLDPEQERLLRELAKLRGEERPTGQFQPGQQGLFSRLKDAFNGR, from the coding sequence GTGGCCACGGACTACTACGCCGTACTCGGCGTACGCCGCGACGCGTCGCAGGAAGAGATCAAGAAGGCCTTCCGGCGGCTCGCCCGCGAGCTGCATCCGGACGTCAATCCGGATCCGAAGACCCAGGAGCGGTTCAAGGAGATCAACGCCGCCTACGAGGTGCTGTCGGACCCGCAGAAGAAGCAGGTCTACGACCTCGGCGGCGACCCGCTGTCCCAGTCCGGCGGCGCCGGCGGCGCGGGCGGCTTCGGGGCCGGGGGCTTCGGCAACTTCTCCGACATCATGGACGCGTTCTTCGGCACGGCGTCGCAGCGCGGACCGCGTTCGCGCACCCGCCGCGGCCAGGACGCCATGATCCGGATCGAGGTCGAGCTGGACGAGGCCGCGTTCGGCACGACCAAGGACATCCAGGTCGACACGGCGGTCGTCTGCACCACGTGCAGCGGCGAGGGCGCCGCGCCCGGCACCAGCGCGCAGACGTGCGACATGTGCCGCGGCCGCGGTGAGGTCTCGCAGGTCACCCGGTCGTTCCTGGGCCAGGTCATGACCTCGCGCCCCTGCCCGCAGTGCCAGGGCTTCGGCACGGTCGTGCCCACGCCCTGCCCGGAGTGCGCGGGCGACGGCCGGGTGCGTTCCCGCCGCACGCTCACGGTGAAGATCCCGGCCGGCGTCGACAACGGCACCCGGATCCAGCTGGCCGGCGAGGGCGAGGTCGGGCCCGGCGGCGGTCCCGCCGGCGACCTGTACGTCGAGATCCACGAGCTGCCGCACTCGCAGTTCCAGCGGCGCGGCGACGACCTGCACTGCACGGTCACGCTGCCGATGACCGCGGCGGCGCTCGGCACCAAGGTGCCGCTGGAGACGCTGGACGGCCTGGAGGAGGTCGACATCCGGCCCGGCACCCAGTCCGGCCAGTCGATCCCGCTGCACGGCCGGGGCGTCACCCACCTGCGCGGCGGCGGCCGGGGGGACCTCGTCGTCCACGTCGAGGTGCAGACCCCGACCAAGCTGGACCCGGAGCAGGAGCGCCTGCTCCGCGAGCTGGCCAAGCTGCGCGGCGAGGAACGGCCCACGGGCCAGTTCCAGCCGGGTCAGCAAGGGCTGTTCTCGCGGCTGAAGGACGCGTTCAACGGCCGCTGA
- a CDS encoding nitronate monooxygenase, with amino-acid sequence MSSVLTDLFPHPIVQAPMAGGVSVPQLAAAVSEAGGLGFLAAGYKTADGMYQEIKQLRGLTSRPFGVNLFLPQPETPGASAGSTGAADAAPSNAAVGVYAHQLAGEASWYGTELGDPDSGRDDGYDAKLAVLLDDPVPVVSFHFGVPAREVIDALHRVGTLTLVTATTPEEARAVERAGADVVIAQGVEAGGHQGTHRDVPETDGGGIGLLSLVAQVRESVGIPVVAAGGIMRGGQIAAVCAAGADAAQLGTAFVAAHESGAHALHKQALTDPLHARTELTRAFTGRPARALVNRFLREHGPYAPAAYPEVHHLTAPLRKAAAEAGDAQGLALWAGQGHRMARELPAGQLVDVLVAELAAARTALSGGVR; translated from the coding sequence ATGTCCTCCGTACTGACCGATCTCTTCCCGCACCCGATCGTGCAGGCGCCCATGGCGGGCGGCGTATCGGTGCCGCAGCTCGCCGCCGCCGTGTCCGAGGCGGGCGGGCTCGGTTTCCTGGCCGCCGGGTACAAGACCGCGGACGGGATGTACCAGGAGATCAAGCAGCTGCGAGGACTCACCTCCCGTCCCTTCGGCGTCAACCTCTTCCTGCCCCAGCCCGAGACACCCGGTGCGAGCGCCGGCTCCACCGGAGCGGCCGACGCCGCGCCCTCCAACGCCGCCGTCGGCGTCTACGCCCACCAGCTGGCCGGTGAGGCCTCCTGGTACGGGACGGAGCTGGGCGACCCCGACAGCGGCCGCGACGACGGCTACGACGCCAAACTCGCCGTGCTGCTCGACGACCCCGTGCCGGTCGTGTCGTTCCACTTCGGGGTGCCGGCCCGCGAGGTGATCGACGCGCTGCACCGCGTCGGCACCCTCACCCTGGTCACCGCCACGACCCCCGAGGAGGCCCGCGCCGTGGAACGGGCCGGCGCCGACGTGGTGATCGCCCAGGGCGTCGAGGCCGGCGGCCACCAGGGCACCCACCGCGACGTCCCGGAGACCGACGGCGGCGGCATCGGACTGCTGTCCCTGGTCGCCCAGGTCCGCGAGTCCGTCGGCATCCCCGTCGTCGCCGCCGGCGGCATCATGCGCGGCGGCCAGATCGCCGCCGTGTGCGCCGCCGGCGCCGACGCGGCCCAGCTCGGGACGGCCTTCGTCGCCGCCCACGAGTCCGGCGCGCACGCCCTGCACAAACAGGCCCTCACCGACCCCCTCCACGCCCGCACCGAGCTCACCCGCGCCTTCACCGGCCGTCCCGCGCGCGCCCTGGTCAACCGCTTCCTGCGCGAGCACGGCCCGTACGCCCCCGCCGCCTACCCGGAGGTCCACCACCTGACCGCGCCGCTGCGCAAGGCCGCCGCCGAGGCCGGGGACGCGCAAGGGCTCGCGCTGTGGGCGGGGCAGGGCCACCGCATGGCCCGCGAACTGCCCGCCGGACAGCTGGTGGACGTGCTCGTCGCCGAGCTGGCCGCCGCCCGGACGGCGTTGTCGGGAGGCGTCCGATGA